From Halorubrum salinarum, the proteins below share one genomic window:
- a CDS encoding 3'-5' exonuclease family protein, with amino-acid sequence MTLRQVPFDIETTGFDADDVVTVVGFAVPLGVRVFVNTGGRAAPSIDEVDGDVVVKASTHSSEDDLLAAVSGFVAERFRDADVLLVAYNGERWGGGFDLPFLRTRFARLDLSWAFAGVPYADVMPVVSKRFNTTVDGDARNDLDTAYDVLCDGEYGELDPFAESSEAVTAFEEARFAALAAHNVADVLRTRGLGRLAERYCAKSEFDVKSLTPTRTDT; translated from the coding sequence GTGACGTTGCGGCAAGTGCCGTTCGATATCGAGACGACCGGGTTCGACGCGGATGACGTCGTCACGGTGGTCGGGTTCGCGGTGCCGCTCGGTGTCCGCGTGTTCGTGAACACGGGCGGCCGCGCCGCTCCTAGTATCGACGAGGTCGACGGCGACGTGGTCGTGAAGGCGTCGACGCACTCGTCCGAGGACGACCTACTAGCGGCCGTGTCCGGGTTCGTTGCGGAGCGGTTCCGGGACGCGGACGTGTTGCTCGTCGCGTACAACGGAGAACGGTGGGGCGGCGGGTTTGACCTGCCGTTCCTCCGCACGCGGTTCGCGCGCCTTGATTTGTCGTGGGCGTTCGCGGGGGTGCCGTACGCGGACGTCATGCCGGTCGTTTCGAAGCGGTTCAACACGACTGTTGACGGGGACGCGCGCAACGATCTCGACACTGCGTACGACGTGCTGTGCGACGGCGAGTACGGTGAGCTCGACCCGTTCGCGGAGAGTAGCGAGGCGGTGACGGCGTTCGAGGAGGCGCGGTTCGCGGCGCTCGCGGCGCATAACGTGGCGGACGTGCTGCGGACGCGTGGCCTCGGGCGGCTCGCGGAACGGTACTGTGCGAAATCAGAGTTCGACGTGAAGTCGCTAACACCGACACGGACCGACACATGA
- a CDS encoding FaeA/PapI family transcriptional regulator, whose product MEVEIPSGLISVTENRRIMPGRDEETGRYTGQYPTDDFLNAIDEEGGMAGTGEIADHVGCAHDTAYKRLQELEKEGMISSRKMGNTLLWERSRTKEN is encoded by the coding sequence ATGGAGGTTGAAATACCGTCAGGACTAATCAGTGTGACCGAAAACAGGAGAATAATGCCTGGCCGTGACGAAGAAACAGGGCGATATACCGGTCAGTACCCTACTGACGATTTTCTTAATGCTATTGATGAAGAAGGAGGAATGGCCGGTACCGGTGAGATTGCGGACCACGTAGGCTGCGCGCACGACACGGCGTATAAGCGGCTTCAAGAGCTTGAAAAAGAAGGAATGATCTCTTCTCGTAAAATGGGCAACACGCTACTGTGGGAGAGGAGTAGAACAAAAGAAAACTAA
- a CDS encoding AAA family ATPase: MSNANLEAVKTLATRNVVNLFPEYKQTYIDGLLEHDSVTEAVRTRLENSRESSDEDDSSIWPEKKEIEGRNYKQDGIDPDHPLAVYIQETDARIYKLTAPPDSWLTTFEYAAFAFGESDHGLWVDLSPGDIVLFHSRSEPAREALDEQASCILGVGIIGALTTKPQDESWWYDERPNSPKDQSFPYLVTFDRLYATGDIEDIDFSRSILSKDTTEANDNLTALTANGMSFETADTICNETTEAGFPRHRIQEPLDTTADSEPGRTLVNAITAHLKEVPPVAIHKPFTGNLDTGSLLDGLYFPDELGETIIEQIEAALLAGDHIILTGPPGTGKTEIVERVATYLADAYPHLYSGSELTTATADWSTFDTVGGYMPTETGGDNADSDLAFTPGIILNRLKDTRTGVQSNEPVIIDELNRADIDKAFGQLFTLLSGQSVQLPFTRNNREIELLTTDHLDGLPAEHQYVVPDSWRIFATMNTYDKTSLYEMSYAFMRRFAFIRVPAPEFTTSDDDTARTELTTEMNAYIDAWDGLDPSDEERDAIGQVWKQTNQAVDDRSIGPAIVRDMLTYVTNRRTSATDDLSERVTEAVISYIFPQLEGVPERKQIITHIAAVDATDTDTLRTAASDMLQVTIDTETES, translated from the coding sequence GTGTCTAACGCCAATCTCGAAGCGGTGAAAACGCTCGCCACGCGAAATGTTGTCAATCTCTTTCCCGAGTACAAGCAGACGTACATCGACGGACTCTTAGAACACGACAGTGTTACGGAAGCCGTCCGTACACGACTCGAAAATTCGAGGGAGTCCAGCGATGAGGACGATTCCTCCATTTGGCCCGAAAAAAAAGAGATCGAGGGACGCAATTACAAGCAAGATGGAATCGATCCCGATCATCCCCTTGCGGTGTACATTCAGGAGACAGATGCCCGCATCTACAAACTGACGGCACCACCGGACAGCTGGCTCACAACCTTCGAATACGCAGCATTCGCCTTCGGGGAATCCGATCACGGACTGTGGGTGGATCTGTCGCCTGGTGACATCGTGCTCTTCCACTCTCGCAGCGAGCCAGCGCGGGAGGCGCTCGACGAACAAGCAAGCTGTATTCTCGGTGTAGGCATCATCGGTGCGCTGACGACCAAGCCCCAAGACGAATCCTGGTGGTACGATGAGCGACCCAATTCGCCAAAAGATCAGTCGTTCCCCTATCTTGTGACGTTTGACCGACTTTACGCTACTGGGGATATCGAGGACATCGATTTCTCACGATCCATCCTGAGCAAGGACACCACGGAGGCGAACGACAATCTCACAGCTCTGACAGCTAACGGAATGTCCTTCGAGACAGCGGACACAATCTGTAATGAGACCACAGAAGCTGGCTTTCCTCGCCACCGTATCCAGGAGCCACTCGATACAACGGCCGACTCGGAACCTGGCCGTACACTCGTGAACGCTATCACAGCGCACCTCAAGGAGGTCCCCCCGGTTGCGATCCACAAACCGTTTACTGGGAATCTCGACACAGGGTCACTCCTTGATGGGTTATACTTCCCGGATGAGCTGGGTGAAACCATCATCGAACAAATCGAAGCCGCACTCCTCGCCGGCGACCACATCATCCTAACCGGCCCACCCGGCACCGGGAAAACCGAGATCGTAGAACGCGTCGCCACGTACCTCGCTGACGCGTACCCGCACCTGTACTCCGGATCTGAACTCACCACGGCGACCGCTGACTGGTCCACGTTCGACACCGTCGGCGGGTACATGCCGACCGAGACCGGCGGCGACAACGCAGACTCCGATCTCGCGTTCACCCCCGGCATCATTCTCAATCGGCTCAAAGACACGCGGACCGGCGTTCAATCGAACGAGCCCGTCATCATCGACGAGTTGAATCGCGCCGACATCGACAAAGCCTTCGGCCAGTTATTCACGCTGCTCTCCGGTCAATCCGTTCAACTCCCCTTCACGCGAAATAACCGCGAAATCGAACTCCTCACCACCGACCACCTCGACGGCCTCCCCGCTGAACACCAGTACGTCGTCCCCGACTCCTGGCGGATCTTCGCCACCATGAACACGTACGACAAAACCTCGCTGTACGAAATGAGCTACGCGTTCATGCGGCGCTTCGCATTCATCCGCGTTCCCGCACCAGAATTCACCACCAGCGACGACGACACCGCACGTACTGAACTGACGACCGAGATGAACGCGTACATCGACGCGTGGGACGGGCTTGACCCGAGCGACGAGGAACGCGACGCGATTGGGCAAGTGTGGAAGCAGACGAACCAAGCCGTTGACGACCGGTCGATCGGCCCCGCAATCGTCCGCGACATGCTCACGTACGTCACGAACCGCCGCACCTCCGCGACAGACGACCTGTCTGAACGCGTCACCGAGGCCGTTATCAGCTACATCTTCCCGCAGCTCGAAGGCGTCCCGGAACGCAAGCAAATCATCACGCACATCGCAGCCGTCGACGCAACCGACACCGACACGCTCAGAACCGCTGCGAGCGACATGCTCCAAGTCACGATCGACACAGAGACTGAGTCATGA
- a CDS encoding AAA family ATPase → MELITLKLQNFRQFYGEQSIHFSTDQDQNVTVIHGSNGSGKTTLLNAFTWLFYDNISLPKPGKLVSERAVAEVNSGDSVRVSVSLVFEHEGTEYEATRIKKFGKREGISAVEQSSEIRLEFTDEHGNLKTRSNPGTMLNQIMPERLKEIFFFDGETIDELSAIDGQEKIQEAIRNIMGLTILERSKRHLGHAVEKYEQIAQEQGSEELSNLISEKQEITQQITTKEDTLESHRKSKSETEDEVSDIEDRLSQLEGSRELQIERDNLKEELADVNSDIEAINDDIAREISERGFLPFAMPAVEETGKMLQKKREKGEIPSDIKTHFVDDLLDLKECICGRPLKEGTDPYEEVKGWRERAGSTEIEETAMSIVGRLSELGGDQEKLYSEIERHLSRRAQKADKKQEIQERLDEISSQLSDEEQESISELESRRSNLLGKIGEYEEKIRNLDSEIEELKDKRETLEDEIAEAKEENEKAQLARKRAQTAAYLQSQISTLFQQYQDEVRQNVNERVNEIFQDIIAKNYYAKISDNYTLQILKDVGETSEIPVAQSQGERQVASLSFIATLISLARERYESDEDATYFKGGIYPMIMDSPFGSLDPTYQERVSRMLPEMAQQVVVMVTQSQWSEAVANEMEHVAGERYYLDYHDPGEESGTNYEYTDLVRKTGGDY, encoded by the coding sequence ATGGAGTTAATAACCCTCAAGCTACAGAACTTCCGCCAGTTCTATGGAGAGCAATCGATTCACTTCTCCACAGACCAAGACCAGAACGTGACGGTTATCCACGGATCGAACGGCTCCGGGAAAACGACACTCCTGAACGCGTTTACATGGTTATTCTATGATAACATCTCTCTTCCTAAGCCTGGTAAACTCGTATCTGAGCGTGCTGTCGCAGAGGTCAACTCTGGTGACAGTGTTAGGGTCAGCGTCTCACTTGTGTTTGAGCACGAAGGAACTGAGTACGAGGCAACGCGCATCAAGAAATTCGGTAAACGCGAGGGTATTTCTGCTGTCGAACAGTCGAGCGAGATTCGGCTAGAGTTCACCGACGAGCACGGAAATCTGAAAACCAGATCGAATCCGGGTACCATGCTCAATCAGATCATGCCTGAACGTCTCAAAGAGATATTCTTCTTCGATGGTGAGACTATCGACGAATTATCTGCTATCGATGGCCAGGAGAAGATACAGGAAGCTATTCGAAATATTATGGGGCTGACTATTCTAGAGCGCTCTAAGAGGCATCTTGGGCATGCGGTTGAAAAGTATGAGCAAATTGCTCAGGAACAGGGGAGTGAAGAACTATCAAACCTCATCAGTGAAAAACAGGAGATCACACAACAGATTACCACTAAGGAGGATACGCTGGAAAGCCATCGAAAGTCGAAATCCGAAACGGAAGATGAGGTTTCGGACATTGAAGATCGACTGAGTCAGCTCGAAGGGAGCCGAGAACTCCAGATAGAGCGCGACAATTTGAAAGAAGAACTCGCGGATGTCAATTCAGATATCGAGGCCATTAACGACGATATTGCGCGCGAAATCTCGGAGCGTGGCTTCCTACCATTTGCGATGCCCGCGGTCGAAGAGACGGGTAAAATGCTTCAAAAGAAGCGGGAGAAAGGTGAGATTCCCTCTGATATCAAGACTCACTTCGTGGATGACTTGCTTGACCTGAAGGAATGTATCTGTGGCCGCCCGCTTAAAGAGGGAACAGATCCTTACGAAGAGGTGAAGGGATGGCGTGAACGCGCAGGCTCGACGGAAATTGAGGAGACGGCGATGTCGATCGTAGGTCGGCTGAGTGAGCTTGGTGGTGACCAGGAAAAGCTATACTCAGAGATCGAACGCCACCTGAGCAGACGGGCACAGAAGGCCGATAAAAAACAAGAGATTCAGGAGCGCCTTGACGAAATCAGCTCTCAGCTGAGTGACGAAGAGCAAGAAAGTATTTCGGAACTTGAGTCCAGACGCAGTAATCTTCTTGGGAAAATCGGAGAGTACGAGGAGAAAATCCGTAATTTAGACTCAGAAATAGAGGAACTCAAAGACAAACGCGAGACACTCGAAGACGAGATCGCCGAAGCAAAAGAAGAGAACGAGAAAGCACAATTAGCTCGAAAACGAGCACAAACGGCGGCTTACCTACAAAGCCAGATATCAACACTGTTCCAGCAGTATCAGGATGAGGTTCGCCAGAACGTTAATGAGCGTGTGAACGAAATATTTCAGGACATCATCGCAAAGAACTACTATGCGAAAATTTCAGACAATTATACTCTACAAATCTTAAAAGATGTCGGCGAAACATCGGAGATTCCGGTCGCGCAATCGCAGGGAGAGCGGCAGGTGGCCAGCCTCTCCTTCATAGCCACTCTGATTTCACTGGCCCGAGAGCGATACGAATCTGACGAGGATGCCACGTATTTCAAGGGTGGCATCTATCCGATGATAATGGACTCTCCATTCGGCTCGCTGGACCCGACGTATCAGGAGCGTGTGAGCCGGATGCTCCCGGAGATGGCACAACAAGTCGTGGTCATGGTAACCCAGTCCCAGTGGAGCGAAGCAGTCGCCAACGAGATGGAGCATGTTGCCGGTGAGCGTTACTACCTGGATTACCATGACCCTGGAGAAGAATCCGGCACGAATTACGAGTACACTGACTTAGTCAGAAAGACTGGAGGTGATTATTAA
- a CDS encoding DEAD/DEAH box helicase family protein — protein MAALSKPDWLEPREYQDKAVQAWVNSSGQGILNMATGTGKTVTSLLAASQLASLQGDSLALIIAAPYQHLVDQWKSDLNDFGASPILAYQSRTRWTDSLAGQITEYNSGVRDILAVITTHKTFSSDHFQSIIGRLNGARTMLIVDEVHHMGAPHLRSSLPQNIRARLGLSATPQRWYDEEGTEVLTNYFSNGVVFEYGLEEAIENGYLAEYYYIPHIIELTEEEQEEYLALSRSIGKRMAAVSGDIGDADSQADETLKQLLFKRARLVGSAANKIPELRELLVKTGLEDLHHTLIYSGDGNVGEEGEETRRQLEAITELMGNELGLRVHQFTYEEDQAERERLLGEFETGVLQALVAIRCLDEGVDVPATQTAFILASSSNPRQFIQRRGRILRTHADKDHAIIHDFVVAPPTDVRKSGEDSLFSLERNLVQKELQRVSTFAASARNHPDASIPGIPTSTGSIRQLKKDFNLLDV, from the coding sequence ATGGCAGCATTGTCCAAACCAGATTGGCTCGAACCACGTGAATATCAGGATAAAGCCGTACAAGCATGGGTGAATAGCTCAGGACAAGGAATTCTGAATATGGCGACGGGAACAGGCAAAACAGTCACTTCTTTATTGGCAGCATCCCAGCTCGCGTCACTCCAAGGCGACTCATTAGCGCTCATCATTGCCGCCCCGTACCAGCATTTAGTGGACCAGTGGAAGTCCGACCTGAATGACTTCGGCGCTTCGCCAATCCTCGCGTATCAGTCACGAACCCGCTGGACAGATTCGTTGGCTGGCCAAATCACTGAATATAACTCTGGTGTCAGGGATATACTCGCTGTCATAACGACGCACAAAACATTCTCCAGTGACCACTTCCAGAGTATTATCGGCCGGCTCAACGGGGCTCGCACGATGCTCATCGTAGACGAAGTCCATCATATGGGTGCCCCACATCTTCGATCGTCGCTCCCTCAAAACATCCGTGCTCGACTGGGTTTATCCGCAACACCGCAGCGGTGGTATGATGAGGAAGGGACAGAGGTACTAACAAATTACTTTTCCAACGGGGTTGTGTTTGAGTACGGACTTGAGGAAGCCATCGAAAACGGTTATCTCGCTGAATACTACTACATACCTCATATCATTGAACTGACTGAGGAAGAGCAGGAAGAGTATCTCGCGCTTTCACGATCGATAGGCAAGCGGATGGCGGCTGTGAGCGGTGATATCGGTGACGCGGATTCACAGGCGGATGAAACGCTCAAGCAGCTACTGTTCAAACGTGCGAGACTGGTTGGTTCTGCGGCCAATAAGATCCCGGAGCTCAGAGAGTTACTCGTTAAGACCGGCCTCGAAGATCTACACCATACACTCATCTACAGTGGTGATGGGAATGTTGGAGAGGAGGGTGAAGAAACGAGACGGCAACTGGAAGCGATCACTGAGCTCATGGGAAATGAGCTGGGACTCAGAGTTCACCAATTCACTTATGAAGAAGATCAGGCGGAACGAGAACGTCTCTTAGGTGAATTTGAAACCGGTGTTCTACAGGCACTCGTAGCTATAAGATGTCTTGATGAGGGTGTTGATGTGCCAGCGACACAGACGGCGTTCATTCTCGCTAGTTCGTCCAATCCGCGTCAATTTATCCAGCGCCGTGGACGGATTCTTCGGACTCATGCGGATAAGGACCACGCAATAATTCATGATTTTGTCGTTGCGCCTCCAACTGACGTCCGGAAGTCAGGTGAAGATTCGCTCTTTTCTCTTGAGCGAAATCTCGTTCAGAAAGAGCTCCAGCGTGTGAGTACCTTTGCCGCATCAGCTCGTAATCACCCGGACGCATCGATTCCAGGCATTCCGACTTCCACCGGATCCATACGTCAGTTAAAGAAAGATTTTAACCTACTTGATGTATGA
- a CDS encoding DNA adenine methylase, with protein sequence MAEPILKWVGGKRQLLSDLRSRFPIKYDQYHEPFIGGGAVFFELEPTTGSINDLNRRLITFYKIIRDFPERLIEENQRHSYEEEYYYEARERFNELHALDERSVDQEIEEASLMLYLNRTGYNGLYRENQSGGFNVPFGEHSNPDFIRKRQIRAGSVILDDIDIHNDDFTYIAERATSKDLVYFDPPYEPVSKTADFTQYQSDGFSKSDQERLRDLAVRLDKDDIYVVISNSPPVWELYDHLSDFTVSYVNAARMVNSDANNRGDVAEVIITNVPREQQQQQNLQDYT encoded by the coding sequence ATGGCAGAACCGATTCTCAAATGGGTAGGTGGAAAACGCCAACTCCTCTCCGATCTTCGTTCTCGTTTCCCGATTAAATACGATCAATATCATGAACCATTTATCGGCGGTGGCGCTGTCTTCTTCGAACTAGAACCGACAACCGGATCAATAAACGATCTAAACCGTCGTCTTATCACATTTTACAAGATTATACGTGATTTCCCAGAGCGACTTATCGAAGAGAACCAACGACACTCGTATGAAGAGGAGTATTATTACGAGGCTCGGGAGCGATTCAATGAGTTACATGCTCTTGATGAGCGGTCTGTAGACCAGGAAATTGAAGAGGCTAGTCTTATGTTGTATCTCAATCGCACCGGATATAACGGACTCTACAGAGAAAACCAGTCCGGGGGATTCAATGTACCGTTTGGGGAGCACAGCAACCCGGATTTTATCCGGAAACGACAAATTCGTGCTGGGAGTGTTATTCTGGATGACATCGACATCCACAATGATGATTTTACATATATTGCTGAACGTGCTACATCGAAAGATCTCGTTTATTTTGACCCTCCATACGAACCAGTCTCAAAAACCGCTGACTTCACTCAATACCAATCAGATGGATTCAGTAAATCCGATCAAGAGCGGCTTCGAGATCTTGCAGTCAGACTGGACAAAGATGATATCTATGTTGTAATATCGAATTCCCCACCAGTGTGGGAACTGTATGATCACCTCTCGGATTTCACCGTTAGTTACGTCAATGCCGCTAGAATGGTTAACAGCGATGCGAACAATCGCGGTGATGTCGCTGAGGTTATTATTACCAACGTTCCTCGAGAACAACAACAACAGCAAAATCTCCAGGATTATACATAA